The genomic DNA ATTGCATCGATAGCAATTCCCGCGCGGTGCAGTGCGTACTGGCCGGAGCCGAATTGAACCAGTTGACCAACGTAACGGCAAGCGTTTCGGACACCGGACAGATCGATGCGCCGGGGAGCTTCGATTTGGTTCTCGGCAATCCACCCTACTACGCCGATTTTCGGATCGCCGAATTGTTCATGGCGACCGCGCACAAAGCGCTTCGCTCGGGCGGACGCGTCGTCTTGGTCGGCAAGGATGAAGAATGGTATACCGACCAGATGCCGGTGTTGTTTCACAGCATCGAGATCCAGCCGGTCAAAGGATACCTCGTGGCCAGCGGAACCCGGTTGTAGAAGGTCGCCTTTCGCTCCGCGAAAACGTGTCCAACGAGCCATGGGTTGTCGAGGCAAGGCAGGCTGGGGTGCGTTGCGTGTCCGCCTTCCTTAAGCCCTGCTTGGGCAATGTCTTACGGTCACTGAGAGCGGCTGGTTCGCAGGAGGCGTGGTGTCGATGGTCTGACGTGGGCCAATCCCATTTGTGAAGCTCCGCTCGTGTCGACTGCCCTGAGAGTTGCGACATGTTCGTGTGATTCAAACAGGTGATTCGCCCAGTCGACTGCTGGCCTGCGTTGTTCTTCTAGCTATTTCTTGTTGCACCAAACCCCGTGACTGTCCTTATATGGGTTCGTAATCGGAATCGGACCTCGGTTCGAGGCCAACGCCCGTGCCTAGTCGTCTCTTTGCGATCTTCTTGCTCTCGATCGAACCCCATCTTTTGCCAGCATTTTTGAGCACCTTTCCCTTATTTTGGTTGATGTCACATGTCTGACGTGTTACCATCGTTCCTGACTAGGCGGAAGTTGATGGGTTTTATAACTAGACAACACGAGTGATTGGCTGAGGGTGTCTCATGCCAATATCACGTCCTCCTAGGGTATCTGCATGAAGTGTTTCAAGAAGGTTTCTAGCTCTTCCCGCACGGGTTTTACGCTCGTCGAACTGCTCGTCGTTATTGCAATCATTGGTATTTTGGTCGGATTGTTGCTTCCGGCGGTTCAAGCGGCACGTGAAGCGGCGCGGCGGATGCAATGCAGCAACAATTTCAAGCAGATTGGTCTGGCGCTGCACAACTATCACGATACCTATCGGTCGTTTCCGCCGGGTGAGCTCACCGTGAGCCGACTCGGCGTGCTGGCTCTCATCCTGCCACAGATCGAGCAAGGCCCACTGCACGATCAACTCTCCGCTGCAGGCGCCTACATTGGTCGAAACACCGCGACAGCACCGGCTTGGCATAGCAACCCGGCCATTGTGTCGACCGGCACTACCCCCCTGGCAAAAACGATAATCCCCGCCTACATCTGCCCATCGGACCCCAGTTCCGATCTGAACGAGCGGATGAAGTCAAACGACAGCGGCGCATTCGCCAAGGCGAACTATGTCGGCATTTATACGGCCGTCAGCTACGACGCCGCTGGTGCAAAGACTGCTGATC from Rosistilla carotiformis includes the following:
- a CDS encoding DUF1559 family PulG-like putative transporter — its product is MKCFKKVSSSSRTGFTLVELLVVIAIIGILVGLLLPAVQAAREAARRMQCSNNFKQIGLALHNYHDTYRSFPPGELTVSRLGVLALILPQIEQGPLHDQLSAAGAYIGRNTATAPAWHSNPAIVSTGTTPLAKTIIPAYICPSDPSSDLNERMKSNDSGAFAKANYVGIYTAVSYDAAGAKTADRKATFYEDSKVRFRDITDGTSNTIVMVERAGLAPYNSSMWMGWHNLPGPIDNSYQFSIRTRINRFSNDTDYPISGGSSYAASSAHPGGAQFLRGDGSVTLLPETIDLPTYAALGTIDWGEVIGEY